The genome window CGTCTGCAGGGTAAAGCGGATCGCCGGCCGTGGCGACAGATGGGCCGATTCTGATGGATGCAGAGTGTTGACGGGGTGAAATCGCCTCCTTGCCGGGACGACGCCCATAGCTCAAACCCAACGTGCCACGGCCGCCTGGGGTCAAGGGGGCCACGCCCCCTTGCCGCCGGAGGCATTTTCGATGGGGAACCGTGGTCAGCAACGGATGTCCCCTTTGTGGTACGAGCTATGAGGACTCCCTCAATCCACACCGCCGGCGATGCAATCCCCGCGGGTTGGTGAGGGGGCATACGGCACCGTGTCCGCGTTTGGACACGAGCTCCTTCAGACATCTTCCGACGAGAGGGCCTCCGGCGGGCAAGAGGGCGTTGCCCCCTTGCATCCCCCACCAGGGTGCCCCTGGACCCGGTTTATGAGCCCGAAGCTACGCCACGTCGCCCGGCCACCATCCAGCGAACGCACCCATGTCGACGCCGTCCATCTACCCTAACCCGCGACATCCACGGCCATTGCGCCGCTCCCCGTCAAAACCGCTCGGAGCCGGGCCGCAGCGCCGATCAGATCTGGTACAATCCCGGTTTCACTCCGGCGCGAATCAGTCGCGCTGTTCCCCGCCATCCCCTCCGCTCGCACGGATTCATGAGCGATCTCGCGACCCCCGCAGCCGAGGCTGCCCCGGTGCGGCCCTTCGCCCACCTTCACTGCCACACCCACTACTCCCTCCTCGACGGGGCCAGCAAAATCCCCGACCTCGTCAAGAAGGTCAAAGAGCTGGGGATGGACTCGTGCGCCATCACGGACCACGGGAACCTGTACGGCGCACTCGAGTTCTACACCAAGTGCAAGGACGGCGGCGTCAACCCGATCCTGGGGTACGAGGCCTACATCGCCCCCGGCCACCGCACGGACCGCAGCGCGTCGCGGATGAAGGACGCCACGTTCCACCTCACGCTCCTCGCCATGAACGCGACGGGCTTCAAGAACCTCTCGCGGATGGCCTCCAAGGCCTACCTCGAAGGGTTCTACTACAAGCCCCGCATCGACAAGGAACTGCTCCAGCAATACCACGAAGGGGTCATCTGCCTCTCGGGCTGCGCCTCGAGCGAACTCTCGCGACTCCTCCTGGGTGGCGAGAAGGAAAAGGCCGAATCGCTCGTGAAGTGGTACGTCGACCTCTTCGGCGACCGCTTCTACATGGAGATCCAGGACGGCGGCGTCGAGATCCAGCAGTCCTGTGCTGAAGCGACGATCGAACTCGCCGATCGCATGGGGCTGCCGCTCGTCGCCACGAACGACGCGCACTACCTCTGCCAGACCGACGCGTCGATGCACGACGTGCTCTTGTGTGTGAACACAAAAGCCCGCGTCACCGACGAAAACCGGATGAAGATCAACACCGATCAGCTCTTCATCCGTTCTCCCGAGCAGATGTACGCCGCCTTCCCGAACCGGGCCGAGGCGGTCGCCCGCTCGCAGGAGATCGCGAACCGCTGCAACATCGAGCTCGACCTCAAGACCCGGCACTACCCGGTCTTCACCCCGCCGCCGCCGCTGACCGACAAGGACTATCTCCGGCAGGTCGCCTACGACGGCATGAAGTGGCGGTACGGAGAGAACCCCGAGCAGAAGTTCGTGGACCGGCTCGAGTTCGAGCTCGGCGTCATCAACAAGATGGGGTACGCCAGCTACTTCCTCATCGTGTGGGACTTCGCCCGGTTCGCCCGCTCGCAGGGGATCCCCTGCACGGCCCGCGGAAGCGCCTGCGGGGCGATCGTCGCCTACCTGCTGGGGATCAGCGACGTCTGCCCCATCGAGTACGACCTGCTGTTCGAACGGTTCCTCGATCCGAGCCGGACCGAGGCGCCCGATATCGATATGGACTTCTGCCGGGACCGGCGGGAAATGGTCCTGAACTACGTCAAGGAGAAGTACGGCGTCGACAACGTGGCCCAGATCGGGACGTTCGGCACGCTGAAGGCGAAGGCGGCGATTCGCGACGTCGCCCGCGCGCTCGGGGTCGACCTCAAGCGGGCGGACGAAGTCGCCAAGATGATCCCCGAAACCCTCAACATCAAGATCACGGAGGCGATCGAGGAGAATCCGGAACTCAAGCAGCAGTACCAGGCCGATCCGCAGACGAAGGAGCTCGTCGACTTCGCGATCGCCATGGAAGGTCTCGCCAAGAGCGCCGGCACCCACGCGGCCGGCGTGGTCATCGCCGACCAGCCGCTCATCGAGTATGTCCCGCTCCAGAAACTCTCGGGCAAAGAGGACATCCTCACGCAGTGGACGGAAGTCGAGAAGGCGGGCCTTCTCAAGATGGATTTTCTTGGGCTGCGAAACCTCTCGATCCTCGACAAAGCCGTCCAGAACGTAAAGAAGCACCGCGGCGTCGACATCGTCCCGAAGGACCTGCCGCTCGACGACAAGCCGACCTTCGCCCTCCTCCAGCGCGGGGAAACGAAGGGGATCTTCCAGCTCGAGTCCGGCGGGATGCGGGACCTGCTGACGAAGATGAAGCCCGACAAGTTCGCGGACATCATCGCCACGTCGGCCCTCTATCGCCCCGGCCCCCTGGAAGGGGGGATGGTCATGACCTACGTGAACGTCAAGCACGGCCGCGAGCCGGTGCCGACCGTTCACCCGATCGTCGACGGCGTCCTGGACGAGACCTACGGGGTCATGGTCTACCAGGAACAGGTCATGCGGATCCTGAACCGCCTGGGAGGGGTCGAGCTCGCCAAGTCGTACCAGTGCATTAAGGCGATCTCGAAGAAGAAGTACGACATCATCGCCAAGTACAAGGAGCAGTTCCTGGAAGGCGCCGAGAAGAACGGCATGCCCCGCCAGCAGGCGGACGACATCTTCTCGCTGATCGAGAAGTTCGCCGGCTACGGCTTCAACAAGTCGCACTCCACGGCTTATGGGGCGATCGCTTACCAGACCGCCTATCTCAAGGCGCACTACCCGCAGGAGTTCATGGCCGCGCTCCTCTCGTGCGGCATGGAGTCGAGCGAGCGGATCGCGGAACACACCGACGACTGCCGCCGGATGCAGATCGAGATCGTCCCCCCGGACGTCAACCTCAGCGGCGTCGAGTTCACGGTCGTCGTCGAGGAAGTCCCAATCGCACCCGAAGGGGACGGGAAGGCTAAGAAGAAGAAAGCCGCCGATCCGAACGAGCCGGTCCCGACGAAGACGGTCCGCCGGGTCGCCTTCGGCATGGGCGCCATCCGCGGCGTTGGCGAAGGGGCCGTCAGGGCGATCATGGAGGAACGGGAGCGGAGCGGGGTGTTCAAAGACATCTTCGATCTCTGCGAACGAATCGACGGCAAGGTCCTGAACAAGGGGGCGCTGGAACTGCTCGTGAAGGCCGGGGCCCTCGATTCGTTCGGCCCCAACCGCGCCCAGCACATCATGGCGGTCGACCGCGCCATGCAGGCCGCATCGTCGAAGCAGCGGGACAAAGCCCGCGGCCAGAAGAACCTGTTCGAATTCGGCGGTGGCGGCGGCGGATCCAAGACTGCCGAAGCGGCCCCGCCCGACCTCTCGCTCCCGCCTGCGGACGACTGGAACTACAGCCAGAAGCTCGCCTTCGAGAAGGAAGTCATCGGCTTCTACCTGACCTCGCATCCGCTCAACGAGTTCTCGGAGCAGCTCCAGGCGTTCACGCAGAACCAGGTCAAGGATCTGCGGGACATCGGGGACGGCAAGGACGTCCTGATCGGCGGCATGGTCTCCTCGATCAAGAAGGCGGCCACCAAGAAGCCGAGCCGCAACGGCCACAGCAAGTACATCAACTTCGACCTGGAAGACCCCACGGGGGTCGTCCGCTGCATCCAGTGGCCGGACGATTTTGCGAGGGAAGGGGACAAGGTCGTCCCGGAGGCGATCCTCCTCGTCCGGGGCCGGGTCGACCTCCGCAGCCGCGAGCCGAACATCATCGTCAACAAGGTGATGACGCTCGAGCAGGCGGAGCGGGAGTTCACGAAGCAGATCCTGATCAAGCTCCGCCGCGGCTACCACACCGAAGACGACATGCGCCGCATCCGCGATACGCTCGCCGGCCACCCGGGCAAAACGCCGGTGGTCCTCGTCATCGAGACCTGGGAAGACAAGCCAGTCAAACCGCTCTCCGTCCAGAACGGAAATGGCAACGGCAACGGCTCGCACACCGCGGAAGCGAACGGGACGAACGGCCAGACCGCCCACACCGACGTGATCCGCAGCTACCTCCGCTGCTATCTGACCACCTCGGCCACGGTCGCCGCCAGCCAGCCGCTCAAAGACAGCCTGATCAACCTCCTCGGCCCGAAGGGTTTTCTCTTTCAGGCCAGCCAGCAGAACGGCAAAAGCTCGGAGTCGAGCGGCAACGGCCATTGAGGTCGCAATTCGTAGGCTGGGTCAAGACCCAGCAAAACCCGCCCTCGCTATCGAGAGACGCCGCCCATGAGGACGTACCGTCGAAGCTGCGAGGGCCGGCTCGACTTTTTACCGTTGTCACGCATGAGCGGCGTCCAATCCTGACGACGGATCTTGGCCGCGAGTCATTACGTCTCGCCATACGCCACGTTCGAGAGAGACATCCCTTCCGAATTGAGGCCATCGTCCTCCTGCCGGATCACAGGGGCGACGCAGCGCAGTCGGCGAAATAGATCGCATTGTCATTCCACCGACGGACGCACCGCTCTGGCGAACACGCGGCCCCATGTTCGCTCAGACGGCGGCCGCTACGAACCTTAAAGCTCCCCACGCCCGCGAGATCAGGACAGCATCCGCACCCCCGCACGGACAGAACCACGGAGTCCCTGCATGTCGACCGCTACGTGCCAGTGCCCCGATTGGGGAATCTGCAGGCGAACCGGAGTCCTACGGGCGAGACCGCCGATGAAATGGCAATTGCGACCATTCCGATAGCTCGAAAAGTTCGAGCTATCCAAGAGCCGGACGTGGGCCCCGGCGCTTAGCGTGATTTCAACGACTGCGCCGCTCTGGCACTGGCCGAGATCAAAGTGGATAAAGTTCATGGAAATGTCCTAAGAGATTGGCAGGCTTGACACTCGATGGTCGCACTGCCTGAAATGGTTCAGGGATAGGCGGTCGGGCGCCGTCCTCGGAACACCAGTTGCCGAATTCCTCGGAATTCCAATAGGCTCCCGCGCATCGCGGGACACCAAGAGCTACCCTTGTCCGAGAGGTGCCATATGTGGCAGGTCAAAGATCAAATTGTCTCGGACCCCGCCACGGGACTTACGATTCAGCTTGAGACCATGCCGGGTACCGATGCCCCGTATCGATTGCGACTTTTTGGGGATCTTCCGTTTGGGAATCGGGAGATCCTTTTCGACGCCGCCGGGAACGAGGCCGGTTCGGGAACGCTCCTTACCGGCCTGTGCAAACCGACTTGGTCAATCCCAGTCAGCGACCAGGCATAACCGAGTTGCAGGGGGGGAGCCGCCCGTAGTTCGCTAGGCATTCCGCAAGCAATTCCCGCTCACGGTTTGCAGCATCGATCGTCAACTCATACGCGTAGTACGAGGCTCGCTGGGTGCAAGGCCCCTCAGCTCCACTGAGATGATTCTGCAGACGGGACCGGATGGTGACCGTCGCTCCGGCAGCCCGACCGATATAGGTCAGACCACCTTGGGAGTCGTACAGGAGGTACACACCTTGGAGAGCTGGCGCGGCCGCGATCACGGCTGCACTGAAGGGAAACAAAGGCGTTCGGGGCATTGATAATGCTCCCAGCGGAAGTAGGATCGGCCGTTCGCCCCTAAGCTGGTAACTGGGGAGGCGCGCGTGCGGTACGACAGCCGGTTCTCCGCGAGGAAGCCGGCTGTTCTTTTGCGCGCACACATGCACACGCAGGTTTCCGAATCGAGGGGAGGGGAAGGGTCGCCAGCAGGGCGTTGGAAGAGAGTCTTGCCTGAAACTCGACCGCGCCGTCTTCTCGACTATTCCCAATGAACGGAAGAACATATCGCCAAGCGCATAATCGCGCCTAGCCGAGTTCCCCATTTTTTTGGATGCGGAGAAAAAGACGAGACGAGCCCGAAAAGGGCTCGCCTCGTACGCAGGAGTTTCAGGCAGGGGAAAAGTGTATCGGGCAAATACAGTTTCCGCAAGATCAGCTGTCCACAAGATGTAGTGTGTCGGTCATGCCCGGCCCGGGAAAGGGACTCCCAACATGTTGTGGTGAGGGGTAACCCACAAGCCCTTCAACCGCGTTGTCTGGACACTTAGATGTTCGTCTCATTTCCGCCGGATTGGGGAAATTTAGGAGCTCAACGTCTGGTATCACATCCTCTTGGGATCTGACATCAGAGCAGCCCAGCGTTCCTCACCACATCGCACGCTCGAGGCAGATGACTCCTAGTCAAACACCGCCTTCGCCGGGTCGGGTGGCTCTCGTCCCTGGAGGCTTTGCGGAAGGGCGTGGTTTGCGTTGGGCGACGTCTGAGTCCTCTTCGGCTGAATGACACGGCGGGTCGCTTCGGGGCAGCCGTGTCTGGGCGGCGCACCGGGAGCGGTCGGATGCATGGGCACGAAGTGCCCGGGGGGCCGCTTCCTGGACCATCCTTCCTCACGCCCGGGCGTCGTGGTGTTCGCTCGAACCCCGGCCTGTTCCCGGCGCGCCGATAGATCGGGGGCGGCTGGCCGTCCGACCGCGCCCCCGGGTTGGTGAACCTGACAATCGAGCCGATTTTTCGGCGCGTTTGCACGGGCAAAGGAAGCCCGTGCCGATAGACCGGCGTCCCCTCCTCGGAACGACGCCATGCCCAAACCTCTCACGACAAAACAGCAAGCCTTCCTCGAAGCCTACCGGACCTATGGCATCGTCCGGATCGCCGCCGCCAAGTCCGGCGTCTCCCGCGAACTCCACTACAACGCCCTCCGGGTCTCCGAAACCTACCGCCAGGCCCTCGCCGCCATCGCGAAGGAGCACGCGCTCCAGCTCGAAGAACAGGCCCGGACGATCGCCCGGAACCAGGGAGTCCCGGAACCGGTCTTCTACGGCCGGAAGCTCGTCGGCTTCAAACGCCGGTTCTCCGACAAGCTCCTGATCCTCCTCCTCGAAGCGAACCACCCCGAGAAGTTCCGCCGCCCCAAAGCCCCCCGAAAACGCCGCCCACCTGACAATGGGACGAAATTCCGGCCGCCCCGAACAGCCCGAACCCGTCCCGGGCCGATAGAGCGAAAACCCTCCCTCGAAGCGCTCCTCCTCGAAGAAGAAGCCCGGACCATTGCGATCCAGGGCCTCCCCGAACCGGTCTACTACGGCCGCCAGATCGTCGGCGTCCGGCGCCGATACTCCGACCGCCTCCTGATCTGTCTCCTCGAAGCCAACCATCCCCAGAAGTTCCGCTGGCGTCGCCGCGCCGCCCGGAGGAAGAGGAAACCTGACACTGGGGAGATTTTTGGGACGCCACACTTTCGGCTCGTCCCGCAACAGCGCTCCCAATCCGACTTCGTCTGCCAACGCCGCCGACGGACCCTCTGCTCACGGTTCGGAACCGCAGGCTGCGCCCAGGTGAGGGGGGCATCCGGCACCGAGCCGCGCCTGGACACACCCACCTTCAGACAACTCTCGACGGTCGGCCTCCGGCGGGCAAGGGGGGCCGCCCCCCTTGCATCCCCCGCCAGGGTTCCCCCTGGACCCGGGAAGGTAGCCCTCTCGCTCCGCGAGAGGAGCGCGCGACCGGCGCTCTCCCTCCCAATCCGAGCATCACCTCCCCCGAATTCGCGCACGAATCGCCCCGCAATTGCCCCAAACCTGTCCGTCGATTACAGCTCACCCATCCGGGACACCCACCGTCCCCCACCACCGCACGGCCTGCGCCGGCCCCAATCTGCGGAGTTCTCAAAGTGGCATCCCCCGCAACGGGCGAGTTCCTCGGAACACTCATCCTCATCCTCCTCGGAGACGGCGTCGTCGCCGATGTCCTCCTGAACCGGTCCAAGGCCCACAATTCCGGCTGGATCGTCATCACCGCCGGATGGGCCTTTGCCGTCGCCTGCGGCATCTTCACGTCGAAGGCGTTCGGCGGACCGGGGGCGCTGAATCCGGTCGGCCCCCTGACCGACATGGTCATCGGCGGCAAAGCGGTCGCGGACAGTCTTGTGCTCATCGCGGCCCAGTTCGCCGGCGCGTTCGCGGGGGCCGTTCTGGTCTGGCTCCACTTCCTTCCCCACTGGAAGGAGACGCCGGACGCCGCCGCCAAGCTCGGCGTCTTCTGCACCGCCCCCGCCATACGCAACGCTCCGGCGAACCTCCTCAGCGAAGCGATCGGAACCTTCGTTCTGGTCCTCGTGGCGTCGAGCGTCTCCCGGGCCGCCGTCGGCGGACTCGAACCCGCCGCTGTGGGCCTCGTCGTCTGGGCCATCGGCCTGAGCCTGGGTGGAACGACGGGATACGCCATCAATCCCGCCCGCGACCTCGCCCCCCGGCTCGCCCACGCCCTCCTGCCGATCGCCGGCAAGGGATCGTCAGACTGGGGCTACGCGTGGATCCCGGTGGTCGGGCCGTGCATCGGTGCCCTCCTCGGAGCGGCCCTGTTCGCCTGGGGCGCCGCGCCGGCCCCCTGATCGCCAGACGTCGCCTGACGCCGGACAAGCGGGGACGAGTTCGAACGATCACTCGTCCCTGAATTCTTGCGCCCCCCCGCGAAGTCTGGAATCCCATGCTCTGATCCGTATGCACCCGTGTTCCTCCATGGCGAAACCCAAGGGAGGTCCCGGATGACGGCAGATCGACATCGATAGAAAAAGCGGGAGCCGATCCGTCCTGTCTCGCGAAGTCGCGGATTTTCAGCGTCTCCCGGATTTCGAGTTTCGTGCGCCCGGCTTACTCTTCGCGGCAGCGGTTTCGCCGGAACCGCACTGTCCCGAATGAGCCCGCCGTGCCCCTCCTGCTGAATTCCGATCGCGAGCCCGTCGTCCTCCGTCTGGGGCGGGATCTCGTGCGGATGATCAAGCGCGGCCATCCGTGGGTCTACGCCGAAGCCCTCCGCGAGCTCCCCCGGGCCCCCGCGGGAGCCAGCGCCGTCCTGCTCGACAACAAGAAGGGCCGCGAGATCGCCCGGGGCTACTACGATCCCGGCTGCCCGCTCGCCTTTCGCGCCTGCACGGCCGAAGACCGGGTTCGCCTCGACGACCGCTGGGCCGAGCGGCAGTTCACGCGGGCCCTCGACCTCCGGCGACGGAGCTTCGGACCGTCAACGACCGGCTATCGACTTCTCAACGGCGAAGGGGACGAGGTCCCGGGACTCATCGTCGATCGCTACGGCGATGTCGGAGTCCTGCAGGTCGACGGTGCCGGACCGGCGGGCTTCTGGGATATCGACGGCATCGCCGAGTGGCTCCTCCACGAGGGTGGCCTCAAGGGGATCGACTTCAAACCCCGCGACCGCCAGTCGGAAAGCCGCCGGCTTGCCGGAGAGCTTCCGCCGGACGGCGTCGCGGAGTTCCTCGAGAACGGGCTCCGCTTCACGGCCGACTTCCGCCGCGGACAGAAGACCGGCTTCTTCCTCGACCAGCGGGACAACCGCGACCTGATCCGCCGCCAGGCCGAGGGGCGGAGCGTCGTCAACATCTTCGGCTACACCGGCGGTTTCTCGGTCGCGGCCGGCGTCGGCGGAGCCTCGCACGTCACCACCGTCGACCTCGCCGCCCCCGCGATCGCCGCCGCGGCAACACACTGGACGCTCAACGACTTGCCCGCCGAGCGCCACGAGGGGGTCGCGGCCGATGCCTTCGCGTTCCTCGAAGGGGCCGCGAGCCAGCGGCACACGTGGGACATCGTGATCGTCGATCCCCCCTCGTTCGCCCCTTCGGAAGCGGCTGTCCCCCGCGCCCTCGCCTCCTACGGAAAGCTCCTGACCGACGCCGCCCGGTGCACGGCCGACGGAGGCCTCCTGGCCGCCTCCTCCTGCTCCAGCCACGTCGGAGAATCCGCCTTCCTCGAAGTCTGCGAGGAGTCCGTCTCCGCCGCCCGCCGCCGGGCGACCATCGTCTCGATCACCAGCCAGCCGATCGACCACCCCTACCCGCTCGTCTTCAGCGAGTTCCGCTATCTCAAGTTCATCCTGCTGCGGCTGGACTGACCGGCGACAAGCCTGTCCGCTGCAGGCCGATCAAGACTCAAGCTCGGGATCTTCCAGCTCCCCTTCCCCAACGAAGTCCCGCCCGGGGGCGCGGACATGCATGACGAACACCGTTCCCTCGCGGATCGTGAACAGCATCCTGTAGACCCGTCCCCGTCGCGTCTTGAACAGGATCTCCCGAACCGAAATCGCCACGAACTCATCTTCAGCGGCCAGCGAACACGACTCAGCGTGGTCGGATAGCCTCTTCAAAGCTCGGTCGAGCGCCCGGATCCAGGAAGCCGCTCCCGCGACAGATCGCCCAGCGAGATGCCGGACAATTTCGTCGATGTCCCGCCTGGCCCGGGAAAGAATGCGAACAGCGTGGCTCATCCGTCCACGACCAGCCCGAGGCGTCCGTAAAGATCGGCGATGACCTCCTCCGCGGAGGTTCCCGTCTCCCCTCGATCCAGCTCAGCGGATGCCTCTCCCAGCGCGCCGAGGCTCTCCCGCAGTTCTTCCGCCTGGGGATGGCGGCTCCTCCAGGCGGCGTAGATCTCATCGATCGAGATCCCGCCGGACTCCAACCCCGCGTGCTCCGAGGCGAACCGATAGAAGCTTTCGAGTTGTTGCCGCGTCGACATCATTCGCGTGTTTTCCAATCCGCAGTCCGGCGGGAGTCGCCACTGGCGATTATCCGCGAGACGGGCGCGATCCTCCAGACGAAAGCGGCCGAAACCCGCGGCCATCACTTCGCCGCGGTCTTCCGCACCGGCGCATTGACGAGCGCAATCCCGAGGGCCACGCAGATCCCCGAGAGGAACAGCCACGGCGAAAGGACGTCGCCGCGGATCAGGACGCCGAGGGCGACGCCGAAGATCGGCGTCGCGAAACTGAAGACCGAAACCTGCGACGCGCTGAACCGCCGCAGGAGCCAGACCTGCAGCGAGAAGCAGATCCCCGACACGACGAGTCCCGCGTACAGGACCGCCGAGACGGTCCGCGTGTCCCAGCGGATCGGCCCGTAGTCCTCGGTCGCAAAGCTCACGGCCCCCATCGCGATTGCGGCGAAGAAGTTCCGCCACAGGATCAGGGGGCCCGCTTCGATCGCCCGCAGGGCGGGCCGCGTGGCGATCGTCATCAGGCCGAACAGGAGGCCGCTGACCGCGAGCACGACATCCCCCAGGACGGTCGGCTCGTCGAGCGACGTCGCCCCGGCCCGGCGGTCGGTCGCCATCAGGAGGACGACCCCCGCGGCCGCCACGAAGAGCCCGATCGTCTGCCGGACGCTCAGGCGGAAGGTCTTCAGGACCCAGGTCTCGATGGCCGCGACCCAGAAGACGTAGGTGTTGACGAGGAGCGTCGAGTGCGACGTCGTGGACCAGGCAGTCCCGAGCTGGAACGTGCCGATCTGAAAGAACATGTAGAGCGACATCACGACGACCGGCCGCCACTGGCCGGGGCGGATGCGGATCGAGGTCCCTTCCCAGCGGCACCAGCCATACATGAAGACGGCCGCCAGCAGGAAGCGGAACGTCGCCAGGAGCATCGGCGGAATGCTGTCCGTCGCGATCTGGCTGGCGACCGACACGCCCCCCCACAGCACCGTGCAGAGAACCGAGAGCACGACCCCCGTCGTCGTCAGGGGCGCCGGCCCCGCCAGAGCCTGCGCCGAGGAAGGGGCGACGGCGGCGGGCGGAGGGAGGGCGGTGGTGCTGGGAACAATGGGGGCGGAAACAGCAGGCGCGACAACCGGCTCCCGGGCGGGATCCTCGGACACTCTGACCTCAACACCTCGGGACACGACGGCGAGCCGCGGGAAACCGGGGATTGTAGGAGCGCGCGGGCGCCGAGTGCAGTCGAAGGTCCAAAATCGAGCCCGGGACGCAGCCAACGGCCCCTCGATTTCGAGCGGCCGTTTCTCACGCCAGGATGTCGTGGACCACGTTCCCGGCGACGTCCGTCAGCCGGAAATCGCGGCCGGCGTAGCGGTAGGTGAGCCGCTCGTGGTTGAGGCCGAGCTGATGCAGGATCGTCGCATGCAGGTCGTGGACGTGAACCCGGTTGCGGGCCGCGTGGTAGCCGACCTCGTCCGTCTCGCCGTACGAAATCCCCGGCTTGACCCCGCCGCCGGCGAGCCAGGCGCAGAAGCCCTGCGGGTTGTGGTCCCGCCCGTTCCCCCCCTGCATCGTCGGCGTCCGGCCGAATTCTCCGGCCCAGACGACGAGCGTGTCGTCGAGGAGCCCGCGGGCCTTGAGGTCGGCCAGGAGAGCAGCGATCGGCTGGTCGGTCGCCAGCGAATTCTTCTCATGCCCTTCGCGGAGGCCGCCGTGCTGGTCCCAGACGTTCCCCGTGGAGAGCTCAACGTAGCGGACCCCCGCCTCGACGAGCCGCCGGGCCAGGAGGCACTGCCGGGCAAAGTTGTCGGTCGCCTTCTGGCCGACGCCGTACTGGTCCTGCGTCCCCTTCGACTCCTTCGACAGGTCGAGGGCACCGGGAGCACACCGCTGCATCCGGCTGGCGAGGTCGTAAGCTTCGATCGTGCCGGTGATCTCGTTGTCGGGCCCGACGCGGTCGAGGTGGGCCCGGTTGAGCGACTGGATCAGGTCGAGCCGCTCCTGCTGCCGGTCGGCCTTCTCAGTCGACGCGAGGTGCTCGATCGTCGCCTCGCCAAGTTTTCCCTGCCGGCCGATCGTCGTTGCCTGGTGCTCGGTCGGGAGGAAGGCGGCCCCGTAGTTCCGCGGGCCGCCGTGGCCGCTCGAGGGGCCGATCGAAACGAACGTCGGCAGGTCCTGGTTCTCCTTGGCGAGGCCGTACGAGACCCAGGCGCCGACGGAGGGACGGACGAGGTTGTCGCTCCCGGTGTGCATCATCGAGACCGCCTGGCCGTGAGACTGGCCGCGGCTGTGCATCGAGCGGATCACGCACAGGTCGTCCGCCTGCCCGGCGATGTGCGGGAGGAGCTCCGAGACCCACAGCCCCGACTCGCCGTGCTGCCGGAACTTCCACGGCGACTTCATCAGGACCGGCTTGGCGTCGAGGTTGGCCGGGGCTTCGAACGGCAGGGGCTGGCCGTCCCGCTTCTGGAGCTCGGGCTTGTAGTCGAAGGTGTCGACGTGGCTCGGCCCGCCGTGCATGAACAGGAAGATGACCCGCTTGGCCCCCGCCGG of Planctomyces sp. SH-PL14 contains these proteins:
- a CDS encoding DUF1501 domain-containing protein; this encodes MKTRSSTTRRTCLQRFGSAAAALSLAGMTGRTLEAASAPAELAPHHPAGAKRVIFLFMHGGPSHVDTFDYKPELQKRDGQPLPFEAPANLDAKPVLMKSPWKFRQHGESGLWVSELLPHIAGQADDLCVIRSMHSRGQSHGQAVSMMHTGSDNLVRPSVGAWVSYGLAKENQDLPTFVSIGPSSGHGGPRNYGAAFLPTEHQATTIGRQGKLGEATIEHLASTEKADRQQERLDLIQSLNRAHLDRVGPDNEITGTIEAYDLASRMQRCAPGALDLSKESKGTQDQYGVGQKATDNFARQCLLARRLVEAGVRYVELSTGNVWDQHGGLREGHEKNSLATDQPIAALLADLKARGLLDDTLVVWAGEFGRTPTMQGGNGRDHNPQGFCAWLAGGGVKPGISYGETDEVGYHAARNRVHVHDLHATILHQLGLNHERLTYRYAGRDFRLTDVAGNVVHDILA